The sequence below is a genomic window from Daphnia pulicaria isolate SC F1-1A chromosome 6, SC_F0-13Bv2, whole genome shotgun sequence.
CGCAATATCATAAACAGGGAAAAACTTAACACTGCAAACACGTCTCTACTACCTAGGACAACAGCTAAATATATTACAACAACTGGCAGGCCAATGACGACCGATCTGCCAACAACCGAACCACCAACTACTCCTGAAGTTACTTCTAACCTCATCAGATATTCGACACAGCCACAAACGACCATTTTGAATCATAATAAGTTAAATTCTTTTCCTACCTTTCCAGCATCAAACGAAACACCAGTAGCAACGAATATCTTCACCAGTCCAGCACCAACAGAGCCCAGTCGACCTGTCAAAGTTGGATCACCTGAGAACGACGCCAATATTTCTAACATCAGCTTGAAGGAAGAGAAATCTAGTTTGACCAAATTACAACAGACATTTAAGCGAACTTACaacaaattaatgaaaatcatGTCCTAAAtaatattgaaaaacaaaataagataTGTTTAGCTTATCGGAATGAGTGTAGCCATCCCCTGAATTGAAACCTATGAAAATTTGTGGAATAAAGTATGAAAACATAGAtgttattgaatttctttaatatttcttGATTACCAcagataaaaagaattttgacaaaaacaatattcttttttctttttaaagcaTATAAacatataaagaaaaagtgtTCGAACGCAAGAAACGaaacttttaaaagaaatattggATCGCATTTCTTTCCGCCCATCTCACTGCGATCACCTCTAATCTTCATCAGTTATTTTTACCGAATTCCAATGCTTCTCTTGAGCCATGGTTTTCATATGCTGAAGGTTCACATTTCCACAGTCTTCTCAAAAAATTACGTCCAAAGGATTCGCTTCGTTCAGGAAGAAATCGATGCCTTTCTGGCTCACATTAGAACAACCGAACAACCATAACttggtcaaatacttgaaactaTTTCTAGCGCAAGCTTCCTCAATGATCTGGTCATCAAGCATGAAACTATTATATATGGAAATCTTTGTAAGAGTAGGGGAAGATAAAAGCAAAAGTAAGAGTTTGCGTGAAATAGCGAATCGTGAAAAATGAGAAGACAAAGAGATTTCTTCCAGCATCCTTAACGGAAATACTTCCTTTGGAAAACAATGAGAAGAGTGGACGCGGTCATCTACCACAGGTTCAGGAGTATCCTGACCGGTACTTTTTATAACAAGTCGCAAATGGCGAATGTTCGGGCAGCTCTCGATGATCAGATCGACTTCTTCACTCGTTACTTCCATCGATATATTTAACTCTTCAAGTGTATGGCCACGAGCTTGTAGAAGAGGAATTACTCCGCCACGAATAGAGACTGACGTTATGAAGGAAATTTCGAgactttttaaaagtttaagttctcgaaaacctgaaataaaaatgcatttttaattTCCCATGAATACTATTACTTCAGATTTTTCTCACCTAAGAACTCCTCATTAGTAAATTCTTCATCGTATACATTTATGAAAAGATCGACAAGTGTCGGGCACATGTCAACCATCAAGGAAACGGTGCCTTTCTTATAGGGGTTCGGGTATGGCATTGACAGAGACAACTTGGTCaaggaataattttttgattctcttgTGTCATTACGAATTCTACGAAAAGCTTTGAGGATGTAAGACTCATTGTCGCAATCTAATTCTTTCAGCTCTGGTAAATGTTCGATAGCAAATCGAATTCCGATATGAGTCACTGCCGTTTCATCAACTGATAATTTGTGAAGGGAACTTTGACCGTTGCAGAAAACTTGCATTGCAGAATCAGTCACGCCAGGGCACGAATTAACTTGCAAttcccttgaaaaaaaaaattaagtggaCATTAAGAAAGTTGATTTACTTCGTTAAAGTAGACCCTACCTTAGTTTTGGTTTATCAGTTAATCCAAGATTGATCATGCAACTAGCACCGTAAATTGTGCCAGATAAATCAAGGATCTGCAGGTGTTCGAAAAGCTGCAACATGGGAGTAAAAGTATCTTCTACTTGATTCGATGGCAATTTAGGCCTATTGTATAAACTCATCTTTAGTGTAGTGAGTTGctgtaattgaaaaagttgttcATTAATTACCTTCTATATAAAAATGACGAATTAATTTTTACCGAACATCTGACCGATGCTAAACGCACGATTCGAAGACTGTCAGTGATATGCATATAACTTTTCGATAAATCCAGAATTTCCAAGTGTGGGTTCAGTAGCAATTCAAACATTTGCAATTCATTATCCCAGGGGTTTCTTTTGACCCGTTCAAGAGTCATGTACTCCAGACAATGTGAAGCTGTGATTAGTCAAAATGgcataatcaaataaaagtacCCAATTATTCCAAGGAAAAGACACTCACGCAGAAGGTAAAAGAGGCTGGAAACGTGCACTGAACTACGCAATGCCGTCCATTTCTCCATGTTATCGACGATACTGTCCATACACAATTCTGCCAGAGATTTGTGGTACCATTTCGGCTGAGGCATGTTGATTGTTGAAGATAATTGTTAAGAGAACACGTTCAGTGAAAACTACGACACGTACACGACGAACATCAACGACAACGATCACACTAAAgaattttctaaatatttcgCAGTTTTCTCTCCCTAGTCCCTTCTTCTGTCTGACTCTGACAAAAGGCGCGAACAGAATAATTGCATTGAACGCAATGCACCATTGCCAGATTTCTTTCATAACTCGCGTGACTGCATGAGTTGATAAAATTAACAAACGAAAACGAACTTAATTTCtcacaacaaagaaaaaaagtaaattgcaAATATATcagcaaataataaaaaaaaataataatgaacacATCCATTCCTTCTGGTGTCCAGTCTCACAGTTAAAGCGATTAAATTAAAGTAGTAGGATCACCCGTTGAAAATgatgcaaatatttttaacatcacttagaaaaaagagaaatttagtTTAATATCCAAATGACTTCAACTTAAAATTAAAGCGAACTTACAAGTTATTGCAAATCATGTCCTAAttgaataaatttagtgtaggattttttaagtttatttaaatttacacCCAATTGTAAAAAGGTGTGGAATGAAGTTCAattgtaaaatgaaacaagacaCATATTGAATTCCTTGACTATTTAATCTTGACTCGTGTACACCAGATAAAGAATCTTATGAGAATTCCAGGTGAGGATTTTATGAAAGCATACAGTATAAACATAAGGAAATAAGTGTTTGGGCAGGAAAAACGacgaaagttaaaaaaaacaaacattggaTAGCATTTTCTTACTGCAATCACCTCTTAATCTTCAACATTCCACTTGACATTCCAGTGCTTCCCTTCTAGCATCATTTTAAAACGATCACAGTTCACATTTCCACAGTATTCTACAGAAATGTCGTCTAAAGGATTCGTTTCGttcagaaaaaaatcgatGCCTTTCTGGCTCACATTAGAACAACCGTAAAGGTTTAACttggtcaaatacttgaaactgTTTTTAGCGCAAGCTTCCTCAATGATCTGGTCATCAAGCGTGAAACTATTATATATGGAAACCGCTGTAAGAGCAGGGGAAGACAAAAGCAATAGCAACAATTTGCGTGAAATAGGGAATGGAGAATAATAAGAAGACAGAAAGATGTCTTCCAGCATCCTTAACGGAATTACTTCCTTTGGGGAACAATGAGAAGAGTGGCCGCCATCATCTACCACAGGTTCAGGAGTATCCTGACCGGTACTTTTTATTACAAGTCCCAAATGGCGAATGTTCGGGCAGCTCTCGATGATGAGGTAGACTTCTTCACTCGTTACTTCCATCAATAAAGATAACGTTTCAAGTGTAAGGCCACGAACTTGTAGAAGAGGAATTACTCCGCCACGAATAGAGACTGACGACCCCTGATCAATTTcgatattttttagtttttgaagTTGTCgaaaacctgaaataaaaatgcatttttaattTCCCATGAATACTATTACTTCAGATTTTTCTCACCTAATAACTCCTCATTCGTAAATCCTACGTCGTCTACATGTATGAAAAGATCGACGAGCGACGGACACATGTCAACCATCAATGAAACGCTGCCTTTTTCATAGGGGACTTTGTCTGGCACATTCCACATGCTATTCAGCATAATCAACTTGGCCAAGGAATATCTTTTTGATTCTCTGTTGTCATTACGAATTCCACGAAAAACATTGAGGATATCAAACTTATTTTCGCAATATAACTCTTTCAGCTCTGGCAAGTGTTCGATAGCAAATCTAATTCCGATAAGAGTCACTTCCGTTCTCCTAACTGATAATTTGTGAAGGGAACTTTGACCGTTACAAAAAACTTCAACTACAGAATCAGTCACACCAGGGCAGTAATCAACTAGCAACTCcctaggggaaaaaaatataaaatgtacAATCAATTTATTTGCTTAAAGTAGAGTAGAACCTactttatttttggtttacaAGTTGATCCAAGTTTGAGCATGCAACATGCACCATAAATTGTGGAAGATAAATCAAGAATTTGCAAGTGTTCAAATCGCTGAAAAATAGAAGCAAAAGCCTCTTCTACTTCAAAATTTCTATttccattgaaaaaagaacCCCAGCCATCATGAATCTTCAGTGTAGTGAGTTGCTGTAATTGCAAAGAGTTACACATAAATTTACTACTATTATAATGCAGAATTAACTATTGGTCTATATACCAAACATCTGTCAGATGCCAGACGAAGGATGCGAAGATTTCTGTTGGCATCATGTCCAGTGCCCAGTTGTGATAAATCCAGAACTTTCACGTGTTGGCTTAAAAGTAAATCAAACATGTCCTCTGTTATCGAGTAGTTTTCCAAGCGACATTCAGTCATGTACTCCAGACAATGTGAAGCTGTGTGTAGTCAAAATGGCATAATAAAATAACAGTAGTAATAGATAATACCAACTATTTTATATAGACACTCACGcagatgaaaaaaataacaggaaACATCCTCCGAGCTACGCAATGCCGTCCATTTCTCCATGTTATCGGCGATATTTTCCATGCACAATGCCGAAAGAGATTTTCCATACCATTTCGGCTGAGGCATATTAAAGAAAATAGTTAATAACTAAATCGACTAACTGAAAGACctcaaaatacaaaatggcACCCAAAACAGTCAACGAAAAAAGTTTAGAATTATTATTCTCTGTCGTCCTTTGCCCTCTGGGCTCGAAAAATCGGTTGGCATTATATTTACGAGATGCACTAttgccaaatttaaaaaattgtcgaGCGCAAAATTAAGAAACGAACCAAAATTTACTGACAACAAAATGCAAAATGCAAATTGCAAATAATATTCTCaacgaaataattgaaaaaaaatgagcaTATAAAATCCTTTGTTCGCGtccattttcaaaatgtaaatgttaCTACCTCCCGCGTGTTTTCAGACGCTCCAGTTTTCGCGTAAACAACCAAACGAACCGGGAAGAAATCGTCTGTCAATTTATGTGGCCACTGAATTCGAGTGTTTAGAAATTCACCAAATGCCTCCTatgtccatttccattttttggtgGAGAGAAAGATCCCGTTTAGCCGTTTTAAGGTGAATGGGAATGAATTTAACGAAGCAAAGACGAGAACAAGACAAACCTAGTTTCTATTTGCATCATCAGCACGTGTGCTGGGTGCAATCAGCTGTGAATGTTGTAGCTTATTGTCAATATGTAGAGAGTGTGGGGAAAGAGGAAGAATAGGTCCCATTCCATTCGTGACATTTGTCCAGTGTCCGTTCGACTTTTGTCTCTGAAACATTTCGACAAATTCGTCTCTGACGATAAAATCTATCGATTATCTGTTGgtgattttcattttagtgCACAGTGTAATATGTCATGCAACTCTCAATCGCGTCCTGGAATCCCAAATGGAAAGGTGCGAAATCAAATCTCTATCGTTTTATTATTGACAATTGTCGATgttatatttcatttgttttcaactACATTGCAGATAAACAAAATGGTTAAATCATTTCTCCTCTTGTGGCTATTTCATTTGGCAACTGTCTTGTCCTTATCGGCAGGTAAACACTTGGCAAATTGCatagttttgattttgattttgaattcctCTTTATATTTGTTGATCAGGTTACTACAGGCAAGATAATGGTCGATTACCGTTGATTGGAAATAGCCCGATGACGTCAGTAGGAACGCCGCTAACTGGCAGCAACATACCAGAAGGTATTTattacacacaaacacacacagaggagagtctgaaaataataataggacACGGGAACTATAATAATACTATTATTACAGCACTCGTCGCCACTTCAGTCGGCCCGTTGACCGCCAATAGCCGCCCCGTTAGGAGGGTCCCTTATGTTTctggtaaataataataatcaatttaGGATACTATCTGATAACAGATGCTCTTTTAAAAAGTAGCACATTCAAGTATAGCTCTTGTTAGTTGGTTTAatcattaaattcaattagaactgatgatgaaattgattttgtattgaaatcagACACCTGCGGAGGCTCCGTGAATATCCCCCTGTCGTTTGAACGACTTTTGCCGTACAAATCGACTCATTTCCCGTCGAGACGCGATTACCCGATGCTCTGCGTTTGGAATTTCACGGTAAGAATTCAGTATTAGTAAGAATCGTCACGGTGAGATGATTacatgtttttgtttaaaggTGCAACACGACGGCTGTCGTCGGGCTCGACTGACGATGCGAGTGGACGGACGGAGTCGATTGCCGGATGTGGACGGATGCAGCAAAGGATATTACACGGTTTCACCCAACATGAGGGGCGCCAGGTATatttctatttaattttaGTAGGTCACGCAATTATGTTATTGATATTAAAGAAACGATTGTTATATAATTACAAGAATTTGCGGACATGTTGGCGATGTTCCGTCCTTCCATTGGTACGTCGACGCCTACCAGCCGGAAAATGAGGTCACAGTTGTCACGATGAAGAATTTGGGCATCAACGACGGATTCTCTGAAGGTCTTTCGTTTACCCTCCAAGGTATAATATTGGaccatataatttttaaaaagatttgaataaCATAATTGCCaataatgaattgaattgGATATAATTAACAGGCGAATGTGCAGAGGAAGAATGGTCGTATGCCCGAACGACGACTGTCAACAAGGAGAACGCCAGATTGAATCGGCGCTGGATGAATCGAGTCATGGAAGATTACCTGGCCGGAGAAGGACCCAGAGTGACCGTCAACCGTGTCAAATTGCCAGTAACGAGCACTACTACTCCAGccccaaccaccaccaccagccgaCCCAAACTGGATCATCCAGTTGTCTCATCCGATAACAATTACTCCGGTGGCATCCAGTGGCTCCATTTGAAATCGCCCTCCGATCTTCATTCGCCCAAAATTCACCAGAAATCAGCGATTGCCATATTCCAGCCACCTCAAGTCGTGAACGAAACGAATCAGCCAATCGTTTCCATCAGCACAATTTCCAGCGAATTTGAATatcccgccaccaccaccaccagcgtcCCATCAGAGTCGACAATTGAACCAGAAGAAGAGATGAGCAGCACCTGGTCAACAACCGACCAATCCACTGACCCGTTTTACCTGACGACGACCTCCACACCTTTGGTAATGGCCAGCACGACGGATAATGACGAACTAATCTCAACCACTTCATCAACTGATGACCCGTTGACGTCCAGCACGACGGAGATAACAACCACTTTAACAGCagagtccagcagcagcagccccttgtctgatgttgttgttgcgtcaacaacaacaacccaacaacCGCCCATCAGCATTGTCCATGTCGTCACCCCCATCAGCGGTCAGAACTTGGTTTTCAACAGGTTTCAAACATTCCAGAGACGTTTTCTGAAATTCCtgaaaatcttttatttattttaattatttcttgttATTGCATTTGTTATatctaaattcaaatttgtataTCGTCGCTGCGGCAAAATAAACGGGACTTTGTATTATCAATCCGAGTCATCCAGCACCAGCACAGGTGTGAAAATCATATCTGATTAGAAATGGTAATGCCAttcgttttctctttaaaTTCATTATCTCTCGCCAGACGAATGAATCGGCTTTCGTGCCTTTTTATCTCACGTCATATTTTATAACCGGTTGTATCCACCTATAGTATaattgggaaaagaaaaaaaaaggaatttaatCTAATGAATATAGTAATTTCCTAATTGAGTATTAATAAGAgttgaattcattttcaaaagggtttctttatttttctttcaatttctacGAATTTAAAAATCTCACGTCCCAgttattcaaatgaaaatccCCAATTATATTGTGTGAGCCTCGATGACGTGTTTGTTTTATAAATTCAATGatggaaaaagataaaaattgaaacaatcgGTGTCTCATTCCGAGTGTTTCCCCTCTGTGGACTTGACCAATAGGTCCCATTGTTTCCGGCTGTGCTGTGCCCAATGTAGGTCAAACGCATCGTCATAACTACATGTTTAAACCGAGGACGATGCGCCGGGTGAtactcttattcttcttcttattatgtGATTATTACGTATATGGAAAGAAGTTGTATTCTCTGGGCAAGACTTTCTCTGCGAGCCGTGCCAATTTCACCGCGCTAATATAAGTTGGGTTCTAACTTTTTCCAGCCTAAACGAAACGAAAGACACATCCGTTAAATGGTGCTGGTAATAGAAGTAGGCCAGCACACATACACCGTATCCGCACCACTACAACTCTCAAATATAGGAGAAAAGACCATGTCTTTTAAGTGATTTTCACCTGTCTAACGTCAAGCGGTCCGCTTTCCTGTCtcgaaacacaaaaaagaagttaaatgaattttctctgctGTATA
It includes:
- the LOC124344011 gene encoding uncharacterized protein LOC124344011, giving the protein MPQPKWYHKSLAELCMDSIVDNMEKWTALRSSVHVSSLFYLLPSHCLEYMTLERVKRNPWDNELQMFELLLNPHLEILDLSKSYMHITDSLRIVRLASVRCSQLTTLKMSLYNRPKLPSNQVEDTFTPMLQLFEHLQILDLSGTIYGASCMINLGLTDKPKLRELQVNSCPGVTDSAMQVFCNGQSSLHKLSVDETAVTHIGIRFAIEHLPELKELDCDNESYILKAFRRIRNDTRESKNYSLTKLSLSMPYPNPYKKGTVSLMVDMCPTLVDLFINVYDEEFTNEEFLGFRELKLLKSLEISFITSVSIRGGVIPLLQARGHTLEELNISMEVTSEEVDLIIESCPNIRHLRLVIKSTGQDTPEPVVDDRVHSSHCFPKEVFPLRMLEEISLSSHFSRFAISRKLLLLLLSSPTLTKISIYNSFMLDDQIIEEACARNSFKYLTKLWLFGCSNVSQKGIDFFLNEANPLDVIF
- the LOC124344005 gene encoding uncharacterized protein LOC124344005 produces the protein MPPMSISIFWWRERSRLAVLSAQCNMSCNSQSRPGIPNGKINKMVKSFLLLWLFHLATVLSLSAGYYRQDNGRLPLIGNSPMTSVGTPLTGSNIPEALVATSVGPLTANSRPVRRVPYVSDTCGGSVNIPLSFERLLPYKSTHFPSRRDYPMLCVWNFTVQHDGCRRARLTMRVDGRSRLPDVDGCSKGYYTVSPNMRGARICGHVGDVPSFHWYVDAYQPENEVTVVTMKNLGINDGFSEGLSFTLQGECAEEEWSYARTTTVNKENARLNRRWMNRVMEDYLAGEGPRVTVNRVKLPVTSTTTPAPTTTTSRPKLDHPVVSSDNNYSGGIQWLHLKSPSDLHSPKIHQKSAIAIFQPPQVVNETNQPIVSISTISSEFEYPATTTTSVPSESTIEPEEEMSSTWSTTDQSTDPFYLTTTSTPLVMASTTDNDELISTTSSTDDPLTSSTTEITTTLTAESSSSSPLSDVVVASTTTTQQPPISIVHVVTPISGQNLVFNRFQTFQRRFLKFLKIFYLF
- the LOC124344007 gene encoding uncharacterized protein LOC124344007, which produces MPQPKWYGKSLSALCMENIADNMEKWTALRSSEDVSCYFFHLPSHCLEYMTECRLENYSITEDMFDLLLSQHVKVLDLSQLGTGHDANRNLRILRLASDRCLQLTTLKIHDGWGSFFNGNRNFEVEEAFASIFQRFEHLQILDLSSTIYGACCMLKLGSTCKPKIKELLVDYCPGVTDSVVEVFCNGQSSLHKLSVRRTEVTLIGIRFAIEHLPELKELYCENKFDILNVFRGIRNDNRESKRYSLAKLIMLNSMWNVPDKVPYEKGSVSLMVDMCPSLVDLFIHVDDVGFTNEELLGFRQLQKLKNIEIDQGSSVSIRGGVIPLLQVRGLTLETLSLLMEVTSEEVYLIIESCPNIRHLGLVIKSTGQDTPEPVVDDGGHSSHCSPKEVIPLRMLEDIFLSSYYSPFPISRKLLLLLLSSPALTAVSIYNSFTLDDQIIEEACAKNSFKYLTKLNLYGCSNVSQKGIDFFLNETNPLDDISVEYCGNVNCDRFKMMLEGKHWNVKWNVED